One genomic region from Pseudorca crassidens isolate mPseCra1 chromosome 11, mPseCra1.hap1, whole genome shotgun sequence encodes:
- the CREBL2 gene encoding cAMP-responsive element-binding protein-like 2 isoform X3: MDDSKVVGGKVKKPGKRGRKPAKIDLKAKLERSRQSARECRARKKLRYQYLEELVSSRERAICALREELEMYKQWCMAMDQGKIPSEIKALLTGEEQNKSQQNSSRHLKAGKTDANSNSLRICSLQ, encoded by the exons GTGGTTGGAGGTAAAGTGAAGAAGCCCGGCAAACGTGGTCGAAAGCCAGCCAAAATTGACTTGAAGGCAAAACTCGAGAGGAGCCGGCAGAGTGCAAGAGAATGCCGGGCCCGAAAAAAACTGAGATATCAGTATTTGGAAGAGTTGGTATCCAGTCGGGAAAGAGCCATTTGTGCCCTCAGAGAGGAACTGGAAATG tACAAGCAGTGGTGCATGGCAATGGACCAAGGGAAAATCCCTTCTGAAATAAAGGCCCTACTCACTGGAGAAGAGCAGAACAAATCTCAGCAGAACTCAAGCAGGCACCTGAAAGCTGGGAAGACAGACGCTAACAGCAATTCCT TGAGGATTTGTTCACTCCAGTGA
- the CREBL2 gene encoding cAMP-responsive element-binding protein-like 2 isoform X4 — protein sequence MDDSKVVGGKVKKPGKRGRKPAKIDLKAKLERSRQSARECRARKKLRYQYLEELVSSRERAICALREELEMYKQWCMAMDQGKIPSEIKALLTGEEQNKSQQNSSRHLKAGKTDANSNSW from the exons GTGGTTGGAGGTAAAGTGAAGAAGCCCGGCAAACGTGGTCGAAAGCCAGCCAAAATTGACTTGAAGGCAAAACTCGAGAGGAGCCGGCAGAGTGCAAGAGAATGCCGGGCCCGAAAAAAACTGAGATATCAGTATTTGGAAGAGTTGGTATCCAGTCGGGAAAGAGCCATTTGTGCCCTCAGAGAGGAACTGGAAATG tACAAGCAGTGGTGCATGGCAATGGACCAAGGGAAAATCCCTTCTGAAATAAAGGCCCTACTCACTGGAGAAGAGCAGAACAAATCTCAGCAGAACTCAAGCAGGCACCTGAAAGCTGGGAAGACAGACGCTAACAGCAATTCCT gGTGA
- the GPR19 gene encoding probable G-protein coupled receptor 19: protein MNMVFAHRMDNSKPPLVVPTLLVPLQNHSCTEMASPLLSQDLTALYEEHGWRSNGTDLRYRPNPGEVATASIFFGALWLFSVFGNSLVCLVIHRSRRTQSTTNYFVVSLACADLLVSVAGMPFVLLQFATGRWALGSAMCKAVRYLQYLTPGVQVYVLLSICIDRFYTIVYPLSFKVSREKAKKMIAASWIFEAAFVTPVFFFYGSNWDSHCNYFLPSSWEGTAYTIIHFLVSFVIPSVLIILFYQKVIKYIWRIGTDGRTVRRTTNIVPRTKVKTVKMFLILNLLFLLSWLPFHVAQLWHPHERDYKKSSLVFTAITWISFSSSASKPTLYSIYNANFRRGMKETFCMSSMKCYRSNAYTITTSSRMAKKNYVGVSEILPTAKAVAKDSSYGSFDREAKEKKLAWPINSNLPNTFV from the coding sequence atgaatatGGTTTTTGCTCACAGAATGGATAACAGCAAGCCGCCTTTGGTTGTTCCTACACTTCTGGTGCCCCTCCAAAACCACAGCTGCACGGAAATGGCCTCCCCTCTGCTGAGCCAGGACCTGACGGCGCTTTACGAGGAGCACGGCTGGAGGAGTAATGGAACAGACCTGCGCTACAGACCAAACCCCGGGGAAGTGGCCACAGCCAGCATTTTCTTTGGGGCCCTGTGGCTGTTTTCTGTCTTTGGCAATTCCCTGGTGTGTTTGGTCATCCACCGGAGCAGGAGGACTCAGTCCACCACCAACTACTTTGTGGTGTCCCTGGCGTGTGCTGACCTGCTCGTCAGTGTGGCCGGCATGCCTTTCGTCCTGCTGCAGTTCGCCACCGGCCGGTGGGCCCTGGGCAGCGCCATGTGCAAGGCCGTGCGCTACCTTCAGTATCTCACCCCGGGCGTCCAGGTGTACGTTCTCCTCTCCATCTGCATAGACCGGTTCTACACCATCGTCTACCCTCTGAGCTTCAAGGTGTCCAGAGAGAAAGCCAAGAAGATGATTGCAGCATCCTGGATCTTTGAGGCGGCCTTTGTGACCCCCGTGTTCTTTTTCTATGGCTCCAACTGGGACAGTCATTGTAACTATTTCCTCCCCTCCTCTTGGGAAGGAACTGCCTATACCATCATCCATTTCTTGGTGAGCTTTGTGATTCCATCTGTCCTCATAATCTTATTTTACCAGAAGGTCATAAAATACATTTGGAGAATCGGCACCGATGGTCGAACAGTGAGGAGGACAACGAACATCGTCCCAAGGACAAAAGTGAAAACTGTCAAGATGTTCCTcattttaaatcttctgtttttgCTCTCCTGGCTGCCTTTTCATGTTGCTCAGCTGTGGCACCCCCATGAACGAGACTATAAGAAAAGTTCCCTTGTTTTTACAGCTATCACATGGATATCCTTTAGTTCCTCAGCCTCTAAACCTACTCTGTATTCCATTTATAATGCCAATTTTAGGAGAGGAATGAAAGAGACTTTCTGCATGTCCTCGATGAAGTGTTACCGAAGCAATGCCTACACTATCACAACCAGTTCACGGATGGCCAAAAAAAACTATGTCGGCGTCTCAGAAATCCTCCCCACGGCCAAAGCTGTAGCCAAAGACTCAAGCTATGGTTCATTTGACAGGGAAGCCAAGGAGAAAAAGCTTGCTTGGCCCATTAATTCAAATCTGCCCAATACTTTTGTCTGA